A DNA window from Nycticebus coucang isolate mNycCou1 chromosome 1, mNycCou1.pri, whole genome shotgun sequence contains the following coding sequences:
- the SNX18 gene encoding sorting nexin-18 isoform X2: MALRARALYDFRSENPGEISLREHEVLSLCSEQDIEGWLEGVNSRGDRGLFPASYVQVIRAPEPGPAGDGGPGAPARYANVPPGGFEPLPAAPPTSFKPPPDAFQPLLQPQQAPPPSTFQPPGAGFTYGGGALQPSPQQLYGGYQASQGSDDDWDDEWDDSSTVADEPGALGSGAYPDLDGSSSAGGGAAGRYRLSTRSDLSLGSRSGSAPPQHHPSGAKSSATVSRNLNRFSTFVKSGGEAFVLGEASGFVKDGDKLCVVLGPYGPEWQENPYPFQCTIDDPTKQTKFKGMKSYISYKLVPTHTQVPVHRRYKHFDWLYARLAEKFPVISVPHLPEKQATGRFEEDFISKRRKGLIWWMNHMASHPVLAQCDVFQHFLTCPSSTDEKAWKQGKRKAERDEMVGANFFLTLSTPPAAALDLQEVESKIDGFKCFTKKMDDSTLQLNHTANEFARKQVTGFKKEYQKVGQSFRGLSQAFELDQQAFSVGLNQAIAFTGDAYDAIGELFAEQPRQDLDPVMDLLALYQGHLANFPDIIHVQKGMGMTTECF; this comes from the exons ATGGCGCTGCGCGCCCGGGCACTGTACGACTTCAGGTCAGAGAACCCAGGCGAGATCTCGCTGCGGGAACATGAGGTGCTGAGCCTGTGCAGCGAGCAGGACATCGAGGGCTGGCTCGAGGGAGTCAACAGCCGCGGCGACCGCGGCCTCTTCCCGGCCTCGTACGTGCAGGTGATCCGCGCCCCCGAACCCGGCCCGGCGGGAGACGGCGGCCCGGGCGCCCCAGCCCGCTACGCCAATGTGCCGCCCGGAGGCTTCGAACCCCTGCCCGCCGCGCCGCCCACCTCCTTCAAGCCGCCTCCCGACGCCTTCCAGCCGCTGCTGCAGCCGCAGCAGGCGCCACCACCAAGCACCTTCCAGCCGCCGGGCGCGGGCTTTACGTACGGCGGGGGCGCCCTGCAGCCGTCGCCGCAGCAGCTGTACGGCGGCTACCAGGCCAGCCAGGGCAGCGACGATGATTGGGACGACGAGTGGGACGATAGTTCCACGGTGGCGGACGAACCGGGCGCTCTGGGTAGCGGCGCGTACCCGGACCTCGACGGCTCGTCGTCTGCGGGCGGCGGCGCTGCCGGTCGCTACCGCCTGTCCACACGCTCGGATCTGTCGCTAGGTTCCCGCAGTGGCTCCGCTCCCCCGCAGCACCACCCGTCCGGGGCCAAGAGCTCTGCCACCGTGAGCCGCAACCTTAACCGCTTCTCCACCTTTGTGAAGTCCGGTGGGGAAGCTTTTGTGCTGGGCGAGGCATCGGGCTTCGTGAAGGATGGGGACAAGTTGTGCGTGGTGCTGGGGCCCTACGGCCCGGAGTGGCAGGAGAACCCCTACCCCTTCCAGTGCACCATCGACGACCCCACCAAGCAGACCAAGTTCAAAGGCATGAAGAGCTACATCTCCTACAAGCTGGTGCCCACGCACACGCAGGTGCCAGTGCACAGGCGCTACAAGCACTTCGACTGGCTGTATGCTCGCCTGGCCGAGAAGTTCCCAGTCATCTCAGTGCCCCACTTACCCGAGAAGCAGGCCACAGGCCGCTTCGAGGAAGACTTCATCTCCAAGCGCAGGAAGGGCTTGATCTGGTGGATGAACCACATGGCCAGCCATCCAGTGCTGGCGCAGTGCGATGTTTTCCAGCACTTCCTGACGTGCCCCAGCAGCACCGATGAGAAGGCCTGGAAACAGGGCAAGAGGAAGGCGGAGAGGGACGAGATGGTGGGAGCAAATTTCTTCCTGACACTGAGCACGCCCCCCGCCGCCGCCCTTGACCTGCAGGAAGTGGAGAGCAAGATCGACGGCTTCAAGTGCTTCACCAAAAAGATGGACGACAGCACGCTGCAGCTCAACCACACGGCCAACGAGTTCGCGCGCAAGCAGGTGACTGGCTTCAAGAAGGAGTATCAGAAGGTGGGCCAGTCCTTCCGCGGCCTCAGCCAGGCCTTTGAGCTGGACCAGCAGGCCTTCTCTGTGGGCCTGAATCAGGCCATCGCCTTCACCGGAGATGCCTACGACGCCATCGGCGAGCTCTTCGCTGAGCAGCCCAGGCAGGACCTGGATCCCGTCATGGACCTGTTAGCGCTGTATCAGGGGCACCTGGCCAACTTCCCGGACATCATCCATGTTCAGAAAG GAATGGGTATGACAACAGAGTGCTTCTGA